Proteins encoded within one genomic window of Bacillus thuringiensis:
- a CDS encoding putative mucin/carbohydrate-binding domain-containing protein: MKRLLVIGIMYTMFFLIGNIHLHADERTNVKEITSLEEPTWIFQAGISKGKYHDRQDLGFILQRNTPLKVRQTNPNFKDKLTVRLLSNDSKNEKSIQVGNEWITIQGDTPLVPFIDTPYGEEPAILEYQVGNESATKPLPIYKQQGSVSQFFSTWDQFDGEYALIQEESFQLFIPKKDKELVRSLKDFQSLDELIAYYEDIFAMYDSIIGLDGSTVENKKSQNRYFLKADISGAGGAYYGANWTANSTDSTKMWLDKLSWGTLHEIAHGYQAGFDNQGIFTGEVSNNLFGVQYQYSKYGKKADQVGWLFNFGKKEQVERNLYNALMKENKNYDDLDLRQKLILLTMAKQKAGNEAFAKMYQGYRKLASNVAFKKGDHSLPDLMNQYYSENVQVDFTPVFESWGFKLNHKQIEVNRAKGYPAVTSLAYIVPESQLAKARALVDPDIPINSNFEIVTNQQIASLGLKGNLHIHLNTNEIDTLKGGKIKLKEGNTVVQEKTIETADINLQDVPNGVYTVEISGGKMDRMYHFRSYYAYVKEKDNSLTIDVNEMKVSNLVSETIQFLGLGDDQFAELNTDLEQKRAVFTVTTKTPHSYYADEKYASIEVFNEKGEKIYTKEMEGANVTIVKDTIPLKEGYKIKIYHDEIKKRLTSKATIINPMNKTNEFIMTKWGLKNTYLKNNPEENLMKRIDEEMEAIISNPVLKEIPMQKLEMKKNVWMAINMLLEPQKITYMNKYKDSLYNE; the protein is encoded by the coding sequence ATGAAAAGGCTACTTGTTATAGGCATCATGTATACAATGTTTTTCCTCATAGGAAATATACACTTACATGCTGACGAACGAACAAATGTAAAAGAAATTACTAGTTTAGAAGAGCCTACGTGGATATTTCAGGCTGGCATAAGTAAGGGGAAATATCATGATCGACAAGATTTGGGATTTATTTTGCAGAGAAATACACCATTAAAGGTAAGACAAACGAATCCTAATTTTAAAGACAAATTAACAGTACGTTTATTGTCTAATGACTCAAAAAATGAAAAATCCATACAAGTAGGAAATGAATGGATTACGATTCAAGGTGATACGCCTTTAGTTCCTTTCATAGATACTCCGTATGGTGAAGAGCCCGCCATACTTGAGTACCAAGTGGGGAATGAAAGTGCTACGAAACCTCTTCCAATTTATAAACAACAAGGAAGTGTATCTCAATTTTTTAGTACATGGGATCAATTTGATGGAGAGTATGCATTAATTCAAGAGGAGAGTTTCCAATTATTTATACCTAAAAAAGATAAAGAGTTAGTAAGATCTTTAAAAGACTTTCAATCGTTGGATGAGTTAATTGCATATTATGAAGATATTTTTGCGATGTATGATTCTATTATTGGTTTAGATGGCTCAACGGTTGAAAATAAAAAAAGTCAAAATCGTTATTTCTTAAAAGCAGATATATCTGGTGCTGGCGGTGCCTATTATGGCGCAAATTGGACAGCGAATAGTACAGATAGTACAAAGATGTGGTTAGATAAACTAAGTTGGGGAACTTTACATGAAATCGCTCATGGATACCAAGCAGGTTTTGATAATCAAGGAATATTTACAGGAGAAGTTTCTAATAATCTATTTGGTGTTCAATATCAATATAGTAAATACGGCAAAAAAGCAGATCAAGTTGGTTGGTTATTTAATTTTGGGAAGAAGGAACAGGTAGAACGGAATTTATACAATGCTTTAATGAAAGAAAATAAAAATTATGATGACTTAGATTTACGACAAAAACTTATTCTTTTAACGATGGCGAAACAAAAAGCTGGCAATGAAGCTTTTGCAAAAATGTATCAAGGTTATCGAAAACTAGCTAGTAATGTTGCTTTTAAAAAAGGTGACCATTCTTTACCAGATTTAATGAATCAGTATTATAGCGAGAATGTACAAGTTGATTTTACACCCGTTTTTGAAAGTTGGGGCTTTAAGCTTAATCATAAACAAATAGAGGTGAATAGGGCGAAAGGTTATCCGGCAGTTACTTCTTTAGCGTATATAGTGCCTGAATCACAATTAGCTAAGGCGAGAGCTCTAGTTGATCCTGATATTCCGATAAACTCTAACTTTGAAATAGTTACGAATCAGCAAATTGCTTCACTTGGGTTAAAAGGGAATTTGCATATCCATTTAAATACAAATGAAATAGATACATTGAAAGGAGGAAAAATTAAATTAAAAGAAGGGAATACAGTTGTTCAAGAAAAAACAATTGAAACAGCAGATATCAATTTACAAGACGTACCAAATGGGGTTTATACGGTTGAAATTTCAGGTGGGAAAATGGATAGAATGTATCATTTCCGTTCGTATTATGCCTATGTAAAGGAAAAGGATAATAGTCTAACGATTGATGTTAACGAAATGAAAGTGAGCAATTTGGTAAGTGAAACGATTCAATTCCTAGGATTAGGAGATGATCAGTTTGCCGAATTAAATACAGACTTAGAGCAAAAGCGAGCTGTTTTTACGGTTACTACTAAAACGCCTCATAGCTATTATGCAGATGAAAAATACGCATCAATAGAGGTGTTTAATGAGAAAGGTGAAAAAATTTATACGAAGGAAATGGAAGGGGCAAATGTAACGATTGTAAAAGATACCATTCCACTAAAAGAAGGATATAAAATTAAAATCTATCATGATGAAATAAAAAAACGATTAACTAGTAAAGCTACTATTATTAATCCTATGAATAAAACAAATGAATTTATAATGACAAAATGGGGACTGAAAAATACTTATTTAAAAAATAATCCAGAAGAAAATCTTATGAAAAGAATTGATGAAGAAATGGAAGCGATTATAAGTAATCCCGTTTTAAAAGAGATACCAATGCAAAAATTAGAAATGAAAAAGAATGTGTGGATGGCAATAAATATGTTATTAGAACCACAAAAAATAACGTATATGAATAAATATAAAGATAGTTTATATAATGAGTGA
- a CDS encoding methyl-accepting chemotaxis protein has product MKLLRNSKVGTKLNILIAISSIACIVLSLIGFWGLERGKSTSSNMYEDNLLPIEWIGIVESNFYHVNMNFMEIMVSKDEKRMNELIREMDGIRQENDHLLKQFEAKVISTKEKELYNTFHETFNELRTQMKKAQELGKSNNEEAYAYYLKEIEPNMQKSIKSIRELILYNSNNAELLQKENNNSAQNTMIMFVSISFLAILIIIFIGYVIKLTIRKPLVLLQNDMEKVSAGDLTTRTPYKANNELGHIVQSFNSMLDNLQQLIANVKMTTQEVISTTEGVLQDTNRASSISNEVVQTVLEVKTKIEGQVTSIQESSSSMEEIKTGVQTVAESSAVVAEVAVTTTERINIGSEVINHSILQMNSVHDVVEETSKVINKLVTRTQQIDTALAAITNIAEQTNLLALNAAIEAARAGENGKGFAVVAAEVRDLAEQSKESAKEVNHLIKSIQQDTQDTVNVMRKGQQKAVEGKEAAHKANQTFLSIMRDIDKITSQIQEVSAATEEMSAGTEEVNASLSLVSETAMDVKKETLQTVKSIQSQAVSIEQISIQSNKMKEKVEELTELVSKFNITE; this is encoded by the coding sequence TTGAAATTATTAAGAAACAGTAAGGTTGGTACAAAACTAAACATACTAATAGCTATATCAAGTATTGCATGTATAGTATTATCCCTAATAGGGTTTTGGGGATTAGAAAGAGGGAAAAGTACTTCCTCTAATATGTATGAGGATAATTTACTACCAATTGAGTGGATTGGGATTGTAGAATCTAATTTTTATCATGTTAATATGAACTTTATGGAAATTATGGTATCAAAAGATGAAAAAAGAATGAATGAATTAATAAGAGAAATGGACGGAATTCGTCAGGAAAATGATCATCTTTTAAAGCAGTTTGAGGCTAAAGTTATTTCTACTAAAGAAAAAGAATTATATAACACGTTTCATGAAACATTTAATGAATTAAGAACTCAAATGAAGAAAGCGCAAGAATTAGGGAAATCTAATAATGAGGAAGCATATGCATATTACCTAAAAGAGATTGAACCTAATATGCAAAAATCAATAAAATCAATTCGTGAATTGATTTTATATAATAGTAATAATGCAGAGCTTTTACAGAAGGAAAATAATAATAGTGCTCAAAATACAATGATAATGTTTGTTAGTATTTCGTTTTTAGCAATTTTAATAATTATATTCATTGGATATGTTATTAAATTAACTATCCGAAAACCACTTGTGTTACTACAAAATGATATGGAAAAAGTATCAGCTGGAGATTTAACAACACGTACTCCTTATAAAGCAAATAATGAATTAGGGCATATTGTCCAGTCTTTTAATAGTATGTTAGATAACCTTCAACAATTAATTGCGAATGTTAAGATGACAACACAAGAGGTTATTTCTACTACGGAGGGCGTATTACAAGATACAAATCGAGCGTCTAGTATTTCAAATGAGGTTGTACAGACTGTTTTAGAAGTAAAAACAAAAATAGAAGGACAGGTAACTAGTATTCAGGAGAGCTCATCCTCAATGGAAGAAATTAAAACAGGGGTGCAAACTGTAGCTGAATCTTCAGCAGTAGTCGCTGAGGTAGCAGTAACGACTACTGAACGAATAAATATCGGTAGTGAAGTGATAAATCACTCTATCCTTCAAATGAATAGTGTGCATGATGTTGTCGAGGAAACATCAAAAGTAATAAATAAACTTGTTACACGTACACAACAGATTGATACAGCTCTCGCTGCAATCACTAATATTGCCGAACAAACGAATCTTCTTGCCTTAAATGCCGCTATTGAAGCGGCACGTGCTGGAGAGAATGGGAAAGGATTTGCAGTGGTTGCCGCAGAAGTTCGAGACTTGGCTGAGCAATCTAAAGAATCTGCAAAGGAAGTGAATCATTTAATAAAATCCATTCAACAAGATACTCAAGATACAGTTAATGTCATGCGAAAAGGCCAACAGAAGGCAGTAGAAGGAAAAGAAGCTGCCCACAAAGCGAATCAAACCTTCTTGTCTATTATGAGAGATATTGATAAGATTACAAGTCAAATTCAAGAAGTATCCGCAGCGACAGAAGAGATGTCTGCTGGTACAGAAGAAGTAAACGCTTCTCTTTCGCTAGTTTCTGAAACTGCAATGGATGTAAAAAAAGAGACTCTTCAAACAGTAAAATCAATTCAATCACAAGCTGTATCAATTGAACAAATATCAATTCAATCTAACAAAATGAAAGAAAAGGTGGAAGAATTAACGGAACTGGTTTCAAAATTTAATATTACAGAATAA
- a CDS encoding 5' nucleotidase, NT5C type, with the protein MKFGFDIDDTLIDLRQHAFHLYNKKLNKKIGLDIFHSLKTIEIHEAFGMTSEEGSHMWNSLLDEIYYTSCSPFPYAVETLQELERQGHQIYYITARPKEHGEQTKKWLIEKGFPVHENRFFYGMKDEEKIHFIQEIKLNYFFDDKPAVLETLIGKPINVYAKTTSYNQHLNIPRITSWTELENIIKKDM; encoded by the coding sequence GTGAAGTTTGGATTTGATATCGATGATACGTTAATTGATTTAAGGCAGCATGCTTTTCATTTATATAATAAAAAATTAAACAAAAAAATAGGATTGGATATATTTCATTCTTTAAAAACAATTGAAATTCATGAAGCATTTGGCATGACTTCGGAGGAAGGCAGTCATATGTGGAATAGTTTGCTGGATGAAATTTATTATACTTCTTGTTCACCGTTTCCGTATGCAGTAGAGACATTGCAAGAATTAGAAAGACAGGGACATCAAATTTACTATATAACGGCGCGACCTAAAGAGCATGGAGAGCAAACAAAAAAATGGTTAATAGAAAAAGGTTTTCCGGTACATGAAAATCGCTTTTTCTATGGAATGAAGGATGAAGAAAAAATACACTTCATACAAGAAATAAAATTAAACTATTTCTTTGATGATAAGCCGGCAGTCTTAGAAACGTTAATAGGAAAACCGATAAATGTGTATGCAAAAACTACTTCTTACAATCAACATCTCAATATCCCGCGTATTACAAGTTGGACAGAGTTAGAAAATATTATAAAGAAAGATATGTAA
- the ribD gene encoding bifunctional diaminohydroxyphosphoribosylaminopyrimidine deaminase/5-amino-6-(5-phosphoribosylamino)uracil reductase RibD, with translation MLEHELYMKLALENAKAMKGQTTPNPLVGSVIVNDNRIVGIGAHMKAGEPHAEIHAIRMAGEQARGGTIYVTLEPCAHHGRTGPCAEAIVQAGIKKVVVATLDPNPLVSGRGIRILQDAGIEVLVGVCEEESKKMNEVFNKYILTKRPFVTIKSGVTLDGKIATSLSDSKWITSTEARQEVHQIRNENAAILVGANTVQKDNPSLTTRIPNGRNPIRIILDSTLRIPMEANVVTDGEAPTWIFTTSNHAVEKKQALENAGVKVFVTSGEKHINLYEMLDVLGGKGVSSLLIEGGGEVNASFIENKLMDKLILYVAPKIIGGRLAPSFVEGTGITKMQDAIEFKDISFTQVGKDYRFIGYPEYRKI, from the coding sequence ATGCTTGAGCATGAATTGTATATGAAGTTAGCACTAGAAAATGCCAAGGCTATGAAGGGACAAACGACTCCAAATCCACTGGTTGGATCTGTAATTGTAAATGATAACCGAATTGTAGGGATCGGAGCACATATGAAGGCCGGAGAACCACATGCTGAAATACATGCGATACGTATGGCGGGAGAACAGGCGCGTGGTGGTACAATCTATGTAACTCTTGAACCTTGTGCTCATCATGGAAGAACAGGCCCTTGTGCAGAAGCAATTGTACAAGCAGGAATTAAGAAGGTAGTAGTTGCTACACTTGATCCAAATCCACTTGTTTCTGGCCGTGGAATTAGAATTCTGCAAGATGCTGGTATTGAAGTGCTTGTAGGAGTGTGTGAAGAAGAATCTAAAAAGATGAATGAAGTCTTTAATAAATATATTTTGACAAAGCGCCCATTTGTAACGATTAAATCGGGTGTTACATTAGATGGGAAAATTGCTACTTCTTTATCGGATAGTAAGTGGATCACATCTACAGAAGCGAGACAGGAAGTACACCAAATACGAAATGAAAATGCAGCCATTTTAGTAGGAGCAAATACTGTACAAAAGGATAATCCATCATTGACAACGCGTATTCCAAATGGAAGAAATCCAATTCGAATAATATTGGACTCAACATTACGCATACCAATGGAAGCTAACGTTGTTACAGATGGAGAAGCCCCTACCTGGATATTTACAACAAGTAATCATGCAGTGGAAAAAAAGCAAGCATTAGAAAATGCAGGAGTCAAAGTATTTGTTACTAGCGGAGAAAAGCATATAAACTTATATGAAATGCTTGATGTTTTAGGGGGAAAAGGAGTTTCCTCCCTGCTTATTGAAGGTGGTGGAGAGGTAAATGCTTCGTTTATTGAAAATAAATTGATGGATAAACTTATATTATATGTCGCACCAAAAATTATTGGGGGCAGATTGGCGCCTAGCTTTGTAGAGGGGACTGGTATCACTAAAATGCAAGATGCAATTGAATTTAAGGATATATCATTTACCCAGGTTGGAAAAGATTATAGATTTATTGGCTATCCAGAATATCGGAAAATATAA
- a CDS encoding GTP cyclohydrolase II encodes MVTTDTIHMLEDKIQFIHQDGKDIYLVGPIKLPINLYGETKVFQWYSWLQCSEGTNSVEGIIEKLSSINLADMQQSSVLVYGNFENSEDALIRMHSICHTGDIFGSKRCDCGFQLKQSLQMITEHGSGALFYLANHEGRGIGLFSKAMTYLLQENGLDTVEANLNLGFEDDVRNYDDTIEVLKALRSKPVKLITNNPKKLEALQKAGLNVTSREPLWGDVSEFNEKYLQTKIQRSGHFEGGHLHA; translated from the coding sequence ATGGTTACAACAGATACAATTCATATGTTAGAAGATAAAATTCAATTTATACATCAAGATGGAAAGGATATTTATTTAGTAGGTCCTATCAAATTGCCAATTAATTTATATGGGGAGACTAAAGTTTTCCAATGGTATTCTTGGTTACAATGTAGTGAGGGTACAAATAGTGTAGAAGGGATTATTGAAAAACTTTCATCTATTAATTTAGCTGATATGCAGCAATCTAGTGTGCTTGTATATGGTAATTTTGAGAATTCTGAAGATGCCCTAATCCGTATGCATAGTATTTGTCACACGGGTGATATCTTTGGGAGTAAACGTTGTGATTGTGGATTCCAATTAAAGCAGTCTTTACAAATGATTACAGAACATGGTTCAGGCGCTTTATTTTACTTAGCGAATCATGAAGGAAGAGGGATTGGCTTGTTTAGTAAAGCGATGACGTACCTCTTGCAAGAAAATGGATTAGATACAGTAGAAGCTAATCTGAACCTAGGTTTTGAAGATGATGTTCGCAACTATGATGATACAATTGAAGTATTAAAAGCACTACGCTCAAAACCTGTAAAACTTATTACAAATAATCCGAAAAAATTAGAAGCGTTACAAAAAGCGGGATTAAATGTTACGAGTCGTGAACCGTTATGGGGTGATGTCTCAGAGTTTAATGAGAAATATTTACAAACGAAGATTCAACGTTCTGGACATTTTGAAGGGGGACACTTACATGCTTGA
- a CDS encoding winged helix-turn-helix transcriptional regulator — MNDSTLCPRFEKGMKFFSQRWTALIIYQLFSGSQRFCTLESSLPVSGRLLSERLKELELEGIVERKVFPETPVRIEYSLTQKGFALEAIIRGIEEWSQEWIELEE; from the coding sequence ATGAATGATTCTACATTATGCCCTCGCTTTGAAAAAGGAATGAAATTTTTTAGCCAACGATGGACAGCACTAATTATTTACCAACTTTTTTCTGGATCTCAGCGCTTTTGTACGCTTGAATCTTCTCTTCCTGTTAGCGGAAGATTACTTTCAGAAAGATTGAAAGAATTAGAACTAGAAGGAATTGTCGAACGTAAAGTCTTTCCTGAGACACCAGTTCGTATAGAATATTCTTTAACTCAAAAAGGATTTGCTTTAGAAGCTATTATTCGCGGAATAGAAGAATGGTCACAGGAATGGATAGAACTTGAGGAATAA
- a CDS encoding nitroreductase family protein, whose protein sequence is MTKDFYAALKERRTYYGINKEVQVSDEKIKEIVEFAVKYTPSAFNSQTARLVVLFGEAHNKLWDITTETLRKVVGDGDFSGTQQKMDSFKAGYGTVLFFEDEAIVKSLQEKFAAYAENFPIWSHQASGMHQLVVWTGLEAEGLGASLQHYNPLIDDEVKQEWNVPANWKLIAQMPFGNPTAAPGEKEFQPLEERVKFHK, encoded by the coding sequence ATGACAAAAGATTTCTATGCTGCACTGAAAGAAAGACGTACTTACTATGGGATTAATAAAGAGGTACAAGTATCAGATGAAAAAATTAAAGAAATCGTGGAGTTTGCTGTGAAATATACTCCATCAGCTTTCAATTCTCAAACTGCGCGATTAGTTGTATTATTTGGTGAAGCTCATAATAAATTATGGGATATTACAACTGAAACATTAAGAAAAGTTGTTGGAGATGGAGATTTCTCAGGAACGCAACAAAAAATGGATTCTTTTAAAGCTGGTTATGGAACAGTACTATTCTTTGAAGATGAAGCTATCGTTAAATCGCTTCAAGAAAAATTTGCTGCATATGCTGAAAACTTCCCAATTTGGTCACACCAAGCATCAGGTATGCACCAATTAGTCGTGTGGACAGGTTTAGAAGCAGAGGGATTAGGGGCATCTTTACAACATTATAATCCATTAATTGACGATGAGGTAAAACAAGAATGGAATGTCCCTGCTAATTGGAAACTCATTGCACAAATGCCATTCGGTAATCCAACGGCTGCACCAGGAGAAAAAGAATTCCAACCGCTTGAAGAGCGTGTGAAATTTCATAAGTAA
- a CDS encoding WD40/YVTN/BNR-like repeat-containing protein: protein MEKFILAFDRELVIAEKKDSTWSVQSHFVGANPVALAVDPYDLERMYCGTFDRGLWRSRDGGSSWESIGTLPSFGEVFPANAIHMRAITAVAVSPAKGDDGNGIVYVGIEPSAMFVSKNGGDSFELLTDYRQMPSYSSWFFPQRTYTHHVKHIEIDANNPETIYTTIEVGGLIKSVDGGKTWTEEKEGNYPQDIHILTSHRNAPNRLYGVLGDSFLKEPGHEYAESNDGGKTWNYMCSGLKHHYAYQMAVNPNDPENIIIATSSNPHVAHDYNNGNCESFIYKKEKDQPWAEMNAGLPTAKGTIIPVLKATSDGTFYLFSNKGVYQSVDGGSNWTSLEIPWENRFMEQHPYEMLIIK from the coding sequence ATGGAAAAATTCATATTAGCGTTTGATAGAGAACTTGTAATCGCAGAAAAAAAAGACTCAACATGGAGTGTCCAATCGCATTTTGTAGGTGCGAATCCAGTTGCTTTAGCTGTAGATCCATACGACCTAGAAAGAATGTATTGTGGTACTTTTGATAGGGGATTATGGAGAAGTAGAGATGGGGGAAGTTCATGGGAATCAATTGGTACGTTACCTTCCTTTGGTGAAGTTTTCCCAGCTAATGCTATTCATATGAGAGCTATTACAGCAGTTGCTGTATCTCCAGCGAAGGGGGATGATGGTAACGGGATTGTATATGTAGGAATTGAACCGAGCGCAATGTTTGTATCGAAAAATGGAGGAGACAGTTTTGAATTGCTAACGGATTATCGACAAATGCCATCGTATTCATCATGGTTCTTTCCTCAAAGAACATATACACACCATGTAAAACATATTGAAATTGATGCTAATAATCCAGAAACTATTTATACGACTATTGAGGTTGGGGGATTAATTAAAAGTGTAGATGGAGGTAAGACATGGACTGAGGAAAAAGAGGGGAACTATCCTCAAGATATTCACATTCTTACATCACATCGCAATGCGCCAAATCGCTTATACGGGGTGTTAGGTGATTCATTCTTGAAAGAACCAGGTCACGAGTATGCGGAGAGTAATGATGGAGGTAAGACGTGGAACTATATGTGTAGTGGGCTAAAGCATCATTACGCATATCAAATGGCAGTTAATCCGAATGATCCAGAAAATATTATTATCGCGACATCTTCAAATCCACACGTAGCGCATGATTACAATAATGGAAATTGTGAATCATTCATTTATAAGAAAGAAAAAGATCAGCCTTGGGCAGAAATGAATGCAGGTTTACCAACTGCTAAAGGCACAATCATACCAGTATTAAAGGCAACAAGTGATGGAACGTTCTATCTGTTTAGCAATAAAGGAGTGTATCAGTCAGTAGATGGTGGTTCAAATTGGACATCATTAGAGATTCCTTGGGAGAATAGATTTATGGAACAACATCCTTATGAGATGTTAATTATTAAATAA
- a CDS encoding aldo/keto reductase, translated as MKNLQSKTVLNNGVEMPWFGLGVFKVEEGPELVEAIKSAIKAGYRSIDTAAIYGNEAAVGEGIRAGIEATGISREELFITSKVWNADQGYEETIAAYEESLKKLKLDYLDLYLVHWPVEGKYKDTWRALETLYKEKRVRAIGVSNFQIHHLQDVIKDAEIKPMINQVEYHPRLTQKELQAFCKEQGIQMEAWSPLMQGQLLDNETLQAIAEKHGKTTAQVILRWDLQNGVITIPKSTKEHRIIANADVFNFELTKEDMEKIDALNENHRVGPDPDNFDF; from the coding sequence ATGAAAAATTTACAAAGTAAAACAGTATTAAATAATGGTGTGGAAATGCCTTGGTTTGGTTTAGGTGTATTTAAAGTAGAAGAAGGACCAGAACTTGTAGAAGCGATTAAATCAGCAATTAAAGCAGGATACCGCAGCATCGATACAGCTGCAATTTATGGAAATGAAGCAGCTGTAGGTGAGGGAATCCGTGCAGGTATTGAAGCAACTGGAATTTCAAGAGAAGAATTGTTTATCACTTCAAAAGTATGGAATGCAGACCAAGGATATGAAGAAACAATTGCGGCATATGAAGAAAGTTTAAAAAAATTAAAACTAGATTATTTAGATTTATATCTTGTTCACTGGCCTGTGGAAGGGAAATATAAAGATACGTGGAGAGCGTTAGAAACACTTTATAAAGAAAAGCGTGTACGTGCAATTGGCGTAAGTAACTTCCAAATCCATCATCTGCAAGATGTAATAAAAGATGCAGAAATTAAGCCAATGATTAACCAAGTAGAATACCACCCTCGTTTAACACAAAAAGAATTACAAGCTTTCTGTAAAGAACAAGGTATTCAAATGGAAGCATGGTCACCATTAATGCAAGGTCAATTATTAGATAATGAAACATTACAAGCAATTGCTGAGAAACACGGTAAAACAACAGCACAAGTTATTTTACGTTGGGATCTTCAAAATGGAGTAATTACAATTCCAAAATCAACGAAAGAACACCGTATTATTGCAAATGCTGATGTATTTAACTTTGAATTAACGAAAGAAGATATGGAGAAAATCGATGCGTTAAATGAAAATCACCGCGTTGGTCCAGATCCTGATAACTTTGATTTCTAA
- a CDS encoding MFS transporter: protein MNSYTASSSEVRTDRRSIFALLALAISAFGIGTTEFVSVGLLPSISEDLHVSVTTAGLTVSLYALGVAFGAPVLTSLTANMSRKTLLMWIMIIFIIGNGIAAVATSFTVLLIARIVSALSHGVFMSIGSTIAAALVPENKRASAIAIMFTGVTVATITGAPIGTFIGQQFGWRTSFLAIVVIGIIALIANSILIPSNMKKGASVSFRDQFKLITNGRLLLVFIITALGYGGTFVTFTYLSPLLQEVTGFKANTVTIILLVYGIAIAIGNVIGGKLSNHNPIRALFYMFFIQAIILFVLTFTAPFKVAGLITIILMGLFAFMNVPGLQVYVVMLAERFVPSAVDVASAINIAAFNAGIALGAYLGGIVTNSLGLIHTAWVGGLMVVGAVILTAWSMTLEKRDQVK, encoded by the coding sequence TTGAACTCATATACAGCATCGTCTTCAGAAGTTCGGACGGATCGAAGAAGTATATTTGCGTTATTAGCGCTAGCAATTAGTGCGTTCGGGATTGGGACAACTGAATTTGTTAGTGTCGGTTTATTGCCATCTATTTCGGAAGATTTACATGTGTCGGTGACAACAGCTGGTTTAACAGTTTCTTTATATGCGTTAGGAGTAGCATTTGGTGCTCCAGTATTAACGTCGTTAACAGCTAATATGTCACGAAAAACGTTATTAATGTGGATTATGATTATTTTCATTATTGGTAACGGAATTGCAGCTGTCGCAACAAGCTTCACTGTATTACTTATTGCGCGAATTGTTTCTGCACTTTCGCATGGTGTGTTTATGTCAATTGGTTCAACGATTGCTGCGGCACTTGTACCAGAAAATAAACGTGCTAGCGCCATTGCAATTATGTTTACTGGTGTAACAGTTGCAACTATTACAGGGGCACCAATTGGAACATTTATTGGTCAACAATTTGGCTGGAGAACATCATTTTTAGCAATTGTAGTAATTGGAATTATTGCCTTAATTGCAAATAGTATTCTCATCCCATCTAATATGAAAAAAGGTGCGTCTGTATCATTCCGTGATCAGTTTAAATTGATTACGAACGGAAGACTGTTACTAGTTTTCATCATTACTGCATTAGGATATGGGGGAACATTCGTAACATTTACGTATTTATCTCCGTTGTTACAAGAAGTAACAGGATTTAAAGCTAATACGGTTACGATCATTTTATTAGTGTATGGAATCGCCATTGCGATAGGGAATGTGATTGGTGGAAAATTATCGAATCATAATCCAATTCGAGCGCTATTCTACATGTTCTTTATTCAAGCAATTATATTATTTGTTTTAACGTTTACGGCACCATTTAAGGTAGCTGGGTTAATCACAATTATTTTAATGGGGCTATTCGCATTTATGAATGTTCCAGGGTTACAAGTATATGTCGTAATGTTAGCTGAACGATTTGTACCGAGTGCTGTCGATGTTGCATCGGCAATTAATATTGCGGCGTTTAATGCTGGGATTGCTCTGGGTGCTTATTTAGGCGGTATTGTAACGAACTCGTTAGGGTTAATTCATACAGCTTGGGTAGGCGGCCTTATGGTAGTAGGTGCTGTTATTTTAACAGCATGGAGTATGACATTAGAAAAACGAGATCAAGTAAAATAA